In a single window of the Saccharothrix australiensis genome:
- a CDS encoding TetR/AcrR family transcriptional regulator, producing the protein MTSTTPLRRQPVQQRSAKRVERMLEACASLIEEVGYDGVTTTLIAERAGVAVGSLYQFFPDKRAVVQALTLRNLEKFIQTVDGRFTSTTLDHWWDAVDSIFDVYVSMHREVPAFSKLHFGDVVDMRLLDDRRDNNTVISDRIAEMISTKFGIPLAELELPISIAVEAADGVLNLAFRRDPAGDRRILAEAKALVRGYLSTRLPD; encoded by the coding sequence GTGACCAGTACGACCCCGCTGCGCAGGCAACCGGTGCAGCAGCGCAGCGCCAAGCGCGTCGAGCGGATGCTCGAAGCCTGTGCCTCGCTCATCGAGGAGGTCGGCTACGACGGGGTGACAACGACGCTGATCGCGGAGCGGGCCGGCGTCGCGGTCGGCTCGCTGTACCAGTTCTTCCCGGACAAGCGCGCCGTCGTGCAGGCGCTGACGCTGCGGAACCTGGAGAAGTTCATCCAGACCGTCGACGGCCGCTTCACGTCCACCACGCTGGACCACTGGTGGGACGCCGTCGACTCGATCTTCGACGTGTACGTGTCCATGCACCGGGAGGTGCCCGCGTTCAGCAAGCTGCACTTCGGCGACGTGGTGGACATGCGCCTGCTGGACGACCGGCGGGACAACAACACCGTCATCTCCGACCGGATCGCGGAGATGATCTCGACCAAGTTCGGCATCCCGCTGGCCGAGCTGGAGCTGCCCATCTCGATCGCGGTCGAGGCGGCGGACGGCGTGCTGAACCTGGCGTTCCGCCGCGACCCGGCCGGTGACCGGCGCATCCTGGCCGAGGCCAAGGCCCTGGTCCGGGGCTACCTGTCGACCCGACTGCCCGACTAG
- a CDS encoding SDR family NAD(P)-dependent oxidoreductase: MRLAGRTVVVTGASQGIGAATAQAMAGRGAVVVLVARGAETLRSVAERCSRSGGRAVALPADLADVDQVRALAERVLAEFGAPDVLVNNAGAGRWLFLDDTPTAELTAMTALPFTAALHLTREFLPAMRARGTGRVVNVNSPVSRLPIPGATGYAAARYALRGLTAALRQDLRGTGVGVSEVVPGKVSSRYFANNPGAEQRIPAVARLIPTVPPERVAREIVHVVEHDRAERVFPWQLRAFEVAGRLCPRLTDYLTWRTGVHR; the protein is encoded by the coding sequence GTGAGGTTGGCAGGACGGACCGTCGTCGTCACGGGCGCGTCGCAGGGCATCGGCGCGGCGACGGCGCAGGCGATGGCCGGGCGCGGCGCGGTTGTCGTGCTCGTGGCCCGCGGCGCTGAAACGCTCCGATCCGTCGCCGAGCGGTGCTCGCGTTCCGGCGGCCGTGCGGTCGCGCTGCCCGCCGACCTCGCGGACGTCGACCAGGTGCGCGCGCTGGCCGAGCGCGTGCTGGCGGAGTTCGGCGCGCCGGACGTGCTGGTAAACAACGCCGGGGCCGGGCGGTGGCTGTTCCTGGACGACACGCCCACCGCCGAGCTGACCGCCATGACGGCCCTGCCGTTCACCGCGGCACTGCACCTGACCAGGGAGTTCCTGCCCGCCATGCGGGCGCGCGGCACTGGGCGGGTGGTCAACGTCAACTCGCCGGTGTCCCGGCTGCCGATACCCGGCGCGACCGGGTACGCGGCGGCGCGGTACGCGTTGCGCGGGTTGACGGCGGCGCTGCGCCAGGACCTGCGCGGCACGGGCGTCGGGGTCAGCGAGGTGGTGCCGGGGAAGGTCAGCAGCCGGTACTTCGCCAACAACCCCGGCGCGGAGCAGCGGATACCCGCCGTCGCCCGGCTGATACCCACCGTCCCGCCGGAACGGGTGGCGCGCGAGATCGTGCACGTGGTCGAGCACGACCGGGCCGAGCGGGTGTTCCCGTGGCAGCTGCGGGCGTTCGAGGTGGCCGGCCGCCTGTGCCCGCGCCTGACCGACTACCTGACCTGGCGGACCGGCGTGCACCGCTGA
- a CDS encoding helix-turn-helix domain-containing protein has product MRDALAKREISSVYRLLRRHGVSQRQIAALTGQSQSEVSEILKGRQVMAYDVLARIAAGLGVPRGYMGLAYDEATAVRVAATAEAPQSEEDESVKRRKFLAHAAAITVGAAVFGTDSGSWASSPAQTPAPGRIGMTDVRQVEAATRALRTLDYQYGGGSCRDAVVAQLSWGQQMLGANATDLVKERLYVALADLHNLAGWTSFDTGLYDSARNHFGQALGLAKQGRKEELVANILYRMGRVYLHQNAPDDALKVFQLGQLAAQNSGSELAVGILCANEAWAYAKMGSDDQALKLLGRARDEFARANISEAPAWAKFFDANDLSAMIGTVHTELAQTVDTKYTRIAVPALSKAINGYGEDMSRSRSFNLTSLSINHLLEGDIDHGAKIGRQAIDLSEGLKSVRTKDRMKPLQHEAEKRRNNPDARELAERVAKFTGSDSAA; this is encoded by the coding sequence ATGCGGGACGCGCTGGCCAAACGCGAGATCAGCTCGGTCTACCGGCTGCTCCGGCGGCACGGCGTGTCCCAGCGCCAGATCGCGGCGCTGACGGGCCAATCGCAGTCCGAGGTGTCGGAGATCCTGAAGGGTCGTCAGGTCATGGCCTACGACGTCCTGGCCCGGATCGCCGCCGGCCTGGGCGTCCCCAGGGGGTACATGGGCCTCGCCTACGACGAGGCCACGGCAGTGCGGGTGGCCGCGACCGCGGAGGCACCCCAGTCTGAGGAGGACGAGTCGGTGAAGCGAAGGAAGTTCCTCGCGCACGCCGCCGCGATCACCGTCGGGGCGGCCGTGTTCGGTACGGACTCCGGGTCTTGGGCCTCGTCGCCCGCGCAGACGCCGGCTCCCGGTCGGATCGGCATGACCGACGTCCGCCAGGTCGAAGCGGCCACGAGGGCCCTGCGCACCCTGGACTACCAGTACGGCGGCGGCTCGTGCCGCGACGCCGTGGTCGCGCAGCTCTCGTGGGGCCAGCAGATGCTCGGCGCGAACGCCACGGACCTGGTCAAGGAACGGCTCTACGTCGCCCTCGCGGACCTGCACAACCTCGCCGGCTGGACCTCCTTCGACACCGGCCTGTACGACTCGGCGCGCAACCACTTCGGCCAGGCGCTGGGACTGGCCAAGCAGGGCCGCAAGGAAGAGCTGGTGGCCAACATCCTGTACCGGATGGGTCGCGTCTACCTGCACCAGAACGCGCCGGACGACGCGCTGAAGGTGTTCCAGCTCGGCCAGCTGGCCGCGCAGAACTCGGGCTCGGAGCTGGCGGTCGGCATCCTGTGCGCGAACGAGGCGTGGGCCTACGCGAAGATGGGCTCCGACGACCAGGCGCTGAAGCTCCTCGGCCGGGCGCGCGACGAGTTCGCGCGGGCCAACATCAGCGAGGCGCCCGCGTGGGCCAAGTTCTTCGACGCCAACGACCTGTCGGCGATGATCGGCACGGTGCACACGGAACTCGCCCAGACCGTCGACACGAAGTACACGCGGATCGCGGTCCCGGCGCTGTCCAAGGCCATCAACGGCTACGGCGAGGACATGAGCCGCAGCCGGTCGTTCAACCTGACCTCGCTGTCGATCAACCACCTGCTGGAGGGCGACATCGACCACGGCGCGAAGATCGGCAGGCAGGCCATCGACCTGTCCGAGGGGCTGAAGTCCGTGCGCACCAAGGACCGCATGAAGCCGCTGCAGCACGAGGCGGAGAAGCGCCGCAACAACCCCGACGCGCGTGAGCTGGCCGAGCGGGTCGCCAAGTTCACCGGCAGCGACAGCGCGGCTTGA
- a CDS encoding aminoglycoside phosphotransferase family protein, with the protein MSSGAGPGGRFTPAALTAVLERLCAPLGLAHRDARLVKFTSNAVFDLPGDRVVVRIVGSMALRHRAEKVVRVARWLAAHDVPAVRLVEEFPQPLAVGGHLATIWHTVPSDGPPVDGRDLGELLRRIHALPEPPFRLPRWSPLDDVRKRIADAEELSDPDRAFLEERLALLESRVADLATALPEGVLHGDAHLGNLIPSPDGPVICDFDSTSVGPREWDLSTLPVGVARFGHPAAWYRQLAGVYGFDVTRWPGFPVLRDVRELKLTTSVLPILRSHPDVRGELRRRLAALRAGDTATPWTPYR; encoded by the coding sequence TTGAGCTCGGGCGCCGGGCCGGGCGGCCGGTTCACCCCCGCCGCGTTGACCGCCGTGCTGGAGCGGTTGTGCGCCCCGCTGGGCTTGGCGCACCGCGACGCCCGGCTGGTGAAGTTCACCTCCAACGCCGTGTTCGACCTGCCCGGCGACCGGGTCGTGGTGCGGATCGTGGGTTCGATGGCGTTGCGGCACCGGGCCGAGAAGGTGGTGCGGGTCGCGCGGTGGCTGGCCGCGCACGACGTGCCCGCGGTGCGGCTGGTCGAGGAGTTCCCGCAGCCGCTGGCCGTCGGCGGGCACCTGGCGACCATCTGGCACACCGTGCCGTCGGACGGGCCGCCCGTCGACGGGCGCGACCTGGGTGAGCTGCTGCGCCGCATCCACGCGCTGCCCGAGCCGCCGTTCCGGCTGCCGCGCTGGTCGCCGCTGGACGACGTGCGCAAGCGCATCGCGGACGCCGAGGAGCTGTCGGACCCGGACCGCGCGTTCCTGGAGGAGCGGCTGGCCCTGCTGGAGAGCAGGGTGGCGGACCTGGCGACCGCGCTGCCGGAGGGCGTGCTGCACGGCGACGCGCACCTCGGCAACCTGATACCCAGCCCCGACGGGCCGGTGATCTGCGACTTCGACTCGACCAGCGTCGGGCCGCGCGAGTGGGACCTGAGCACCCTGCCGGTCGGCGTGGCGCGGTTCGGCCACCCGGCCGCCTGGTACCGGCAGCTGGCCGGCGTGTACGGGTTCGACGTGACGCGGTGGCCGGGCTTCCCGGTGCTGCGGGACGTGCGGGAGCTGAAGCTGACGACGAGCGTGCTGCCGATCCTGCGCAGCCACCCGGACGTGCGGGGCGAGCTGCGGCGGCGCCTGGCGGCGCTGCGCGCGGGCGACACCGCCACCCCGTGGACGCCATACCGCTGA
- a CDS encoding SDR family oxidoreductase, with product MSEKPILVLGATGTTGRRVAARLAALGHAVRPASRRGAVRFDWAEPDTWRPALSGVGGVYLMAPHELPIDPAFVREAVGQGVRRLVLLSSRGIEEMGDERLLAAEAVVRDSGVDWTVLRADWFAQNFDEGFFRPAVEAGELAVPVGDDAQGFVDADDIAAVAVAALTEDGHAGQVYEPTGPRALTFGEALDLIGRALGRRLVFHGSAEAYRAQQAALGFPAEQTEAEVAAFHRLVTERPPTTTPTTDHVAKVTGREPIDFADYVTRAWGRP from the coding sequence ATGAGCGAAAAACCGATCCTGGTGCTCGGCGCGACCGGCACGACCGGCCGGCGGGTGGCGGCGCGGTTGGCGGCGCTGGGCCACGCCGTCCGACCCGCGTCCCGGCGCGGCGCGGTGCGGTTCGACTGGGCGGAGCCCGACACGTGGCGGCCGGCGCTGTCCGGTGTCGGTGGCGTCTACCTGATGGCGCCGCACGAGCTGCCGATCGACCCGGCGTTCGTCCGGGAGGCGGTCGGGCAGGGCGTGCGGCGGCTGGTGCTGCTGTCCAGCCGGGGCATCGAGGAGATGGGCGACGAGCGGCTGCTGGCCGCCGAGGCGGTCGTGCGCGACTCGGGCGTCGACTGGACGGTGCTGCGGGCGGACTGGTTCGCCCAGAACTTCGACGAGGGCTTCTTCCGGCCCGCGGTCGAGGCGGGCGAGCTGGCGGTGCCGGTCGGCGACGACGCGCAGGGCTTCGTGGACGCCGACGACATCGCGGCCGTCGCGGTGGCGGCGCTGACGGAGGACGGGCACGCCGGGCAGGTCTACGAGCCGACGGGGCCGCGCGCGCTGACCTTCGGCGAGGCGCTGGACCTCATCGGGCGGGCCCTCGGCAGGCGGCTCGTGTTCCACGGGTCGGCCGAGGCGTACCGTGCGCAGCAGGCGGCCCTCGGGTTCCCGGCCGAGCAGACCGAGGCTGAGGTGGCCGCCTTCCACCGACTGGTGACCGAGCGACCGCCCACCACGACCCCGACCACGGACCACGTGGCGAAGGTCACCGGCCGCGAGCCCATCGACTTCGCGGACTACGTCACACGAGCCTGGGGCCGCCCCTAA
- a CDS encoding copper resistance D family protein, translating to MTANRATTTTTPHRVVGGLLAGGAVGVLLGLGLSTTPEAVGVAEPGVVVRFAHPLIRTLLDLAATAVVGLSLLPKLLGFSRPNLTEPVLRLARPAAVVAAAVWVLTALTSIVIRAYETRPDVALTTGAVVDYVQRVGAGQGLLFSAVCALVYLGIGVLAVRRGESVPAELRILVAMFGLLPLPVTGHASNWEYHDYSMISMELHVLGAAAWTGGLGALVVLVAHRRGLLADALPKFSKLATVSLVLVSVTGLFNGLLELALNPVTALPGSLLTTSYGLVLVAKVACAALLALLGANIRWRLLPHIARHRATAIVGWAAVELAVMGVAFGLAVVLSRAPVA from the coding sequence ATGACCGCGAACCGGGCCACCACGACCACGACGCCGCACCGGGTCGTCGGCGGGCTGCTCGCCGGCGGCGCGGTGGGCGTGCTCCTCGGCCTCGGCCTGTCGACCACGCCCGAAGCGGTCGGCGTCGCCGAGCCGGGTGTGGTGGTCCGGTTCGCGCACCCGCTGATCAGGACGCTGCTCGACCTCGCCGCCACCGCGGTGGTGGGGTTGAGCCTGCTCCCGAAGCTGCTGGGCTTCAGCCGCCCGAACCTCACCGAGCCGGTGCTGCGCCTCGCCCGGCCGGCCGCGGTGGTCGCCGCCGCGGTCTGGGTGCTCACCGCGCTGACGTCGATCGTGATCAGGGCGTACGAGACGCGGCCGGACGTGGCGCTCACCACGGGCGCGGTCGTCGACTACGTCCAGCGGGTGGGCGCGGGCCAGGGGCTGCTGTTCAGCGCGGTGTGCGCCCTGGTCTACCTGGGGATCGGCGTGCTGGCGGTGCGCCGCGGCGAGTCGGTGCCCGCCGAACTGCGCATCCTGGTCGCCATGTTCGGCCTGCTGCCGCTGCCGGTCACCGGCCACGCGTCGAACTGGGAGTACCACGACTACTCCATGATCTCGATGGAGCTGCACGTGCTGGGCGCGGCGGCGTGGACCGGCGGTCTCGGCGCGCTGGTCGTGCTGGTCGCCCACCGGCGCGGCCTGCTGGCGGACGCGCTGCCGAAGTTCTCCAAGCTGGCGACGGTCAGCCTCGTGCTCGTCTCGGTGACGGGCCTGTTCAACGGCCTGCTGGAACTCGCCCTGAACCCGGTGACCGCGCTGCCCGGCTCGCTGCTCACCACGTCCTACGGCCTGGTGCTGGTCGCCAAGGTCGCCTGCGCCGCCCTGCTGGCGCTGCTCGGCGCGAACATCCGGTGGCGGCTGCTGCCGCACATCGCCCGGCACCGGGCCACGGCGATCGTGGGGTGGGCGGCCGTCGAGCTGGCCGTCATGGGCGTGGCGTTCGGCCTGGCGGTCGTGCTCTCGCGGGCGCCGGTCGCGTAG
- a CDS encoding copper resistance CopC family protein produces MRRALSLLLAGLLAGGAALATSGTALAHNVLVSSDPKEGQALESGPSEISLTFDQPVQAGDRFNTITIKGPDDTRWASDGEPAVKNNTVTFKIRPLGPAAEYQVGWRILSADGHPVTGNLKFSTTKAGTGTPAPAESTAQESAAGDDAGGGVPIWVWIAGAVVLLGGGVFFALRGGAKEPTRR; encoded by the coding sequence ATGAGGCGCGCACTCTCGTTGCTCCTGGCCGGCCTCCTGGCGGGCGGCGCGGCGCTGGCCACGTCCGGCACCGCGCTGGCGCACAACGTGCTGGTCAGCAGCGACCCCAAGGAAGGGCAGGCGCTGGAGAGCGGCCCCTCGGAGATCTCGCTGACGTTCGACCAGCCCGTCCAGGCGGGCGACCGGTTCAACACGATCACCATCAAGGGGCCGGACGACACCCGCTGGGCGTCCGACGGCGAACCCGCCGTGAAGAACAACACGGTGACGTTCAAGATCCGCCCCCTGGGCCCGGCCGCCGAGTACCAGGTCGGCTGGCGCATCCTGTCGGCGGACGGCCACCCGGTCACCGGCAACCTCAAGTTCAGCACCACGAAGGCGGGCACGGGCACCCCGGCGCCCGCCGAGTCGACCGCGCAGGAGTCGGCCGCCGGTGACGACGCCGGCGGCGGCGTGCCGATCTGGGTGTGGATCGCGGGCGCCGTGGTCCTCCTCGGCGGCGGCGTGTTCTTCGCGCTGCGCGGCGGTGCGAAGGAGCCCACGCGCCGATGA
- a CDS encoding YcnI family protein: protein MSTNRFGGRTLAKGGAVLATAAFIALGTAGPASAHVTASTPKDAVQGGYTKVTLRVPNERPNAGTVKLELTLPAEYPLASVSTKPTAGWKVEAVKGKLDKPVQNHGAEVTEAVRTVVWTADPGVRIEPNQFNEFDLSIGPLPDNTDQLVIPAKQTYDNGEVVDWNAPPPAAGAQEPEHPAPVLKLVAKKTGGDDHGTATNAAAGSDGHGSSSSAAAGTDDTARWLGGAGLAVGALGLGFGVGAVLRSRRATGTPSA, encoded by the coding sequence ATGTCGACAAATCGTTTTGGTGGGCGCACGCTCGCCAAGGGCGGCGCCGTGCTGGCGACCGCCGCCTTCATCGCCCTGGGCACGGCGGGCCCCGCGTCCGCGCACGTCACCGCGTCCACCCCGAAGGACGCCGTGCAGGGCGGCTACACCAAGGTCACCCTGCGGGTGCCCAACGAGCGGCCGAACGCCGGCACGGTCAAGCTCGAACTGACGCTGCCCGCCGAGTACCCGCTGGCGTCGGTCAGCACCAAGCCGACGGCGGGCTGGAAGGTCGAGGCCGTCAAGGGCAAGCTCGACAAGCCGGTCCAGAACCACGGCGCGGAGGTCACCGAGGCGGTCCGCACGGTCGTCTGGACGGCCGACCCCGGCGTCCGCATCGAGCCGAACCAGTTCAACGAGTTCGACCTGTCCATCGGCCCGCTGCCGGACAACACCGACCAGCTGGTCATCCCGGCCAAGCAGACCTACGACAACGGCGAGGTCGTGGACTGGAACGCGCCGCCGCCCGCCGCGGGCGCGCAGGAGCCGGAGCACCCGGCGCCGGTCCTGAAGCTGGTCGCCAAGAAGACCGGCGGCGACGACCACGGCACGGCGACGAACGCCGCCGCCGGGTCGGACGGCCACGGCTCGTCGTCGTCGGCCGCGGCCGGCACGGACGACACCGCGCGCTGGCTCGGCGGCGCGGGCCTGGCCGTGGGCGCGCTCGGGCTGGGCTTCGGCGTCGGGGCGGTCCTGCGGTCGAGGCGTGCGACGGGTACCCCGTCGGCATGA
- a CDS encoding BCCT family transporter produces MPGEPRPARDEGDADRPGRTDRVVFGVAAAVTLAFVVWGVLGTDSLASASKAVLTWIITHVGWAFVLVASGFVLFALWLAVSRYGRIPLGRDGERPEFKSVSWIAMMFSAGMGIGLMFYGVNEPLSHFVKPPPGTVPAGSDEALQTAMATTLFHWTVHPWAIYAVVGLAIAYGSFRRGRSQLISAAFGPLLGRRAEGAAGRAIDVLAIFATLFGSAASLGLGALQIGSGLSIAGWDAGNAVLVGVIAVLTVVFVASAVSGVAKGIQWLSNTNMVLAVVLAAFVFVVGPTVFVLNLVPAAIGDYFRDLADMAGRTAASGGDATEAWLSGWTIFYWAWWISWTPFVGMFIARISRGRTIRQFVAGVIGVPSAVSLLWFCVFGGTAIHVQRNGTDLAGESSPESQLFALLDHFPLAAVAGVVVILLVAIFFVSGADAASVVMGTLSQRGSIAPTKGVVVFWGVLTGAMAAVMLLVGGSDALTGLQNLTIIAALPFAAVMVGLCVSLAKDLRTDPLFATPPPTPAAPAGTTQSPP; encoded by the coding sequence CTGCCCGGCGAGCCGAGACCGGCTCGCGACGAGGGCGACGCCGATCGACCGGGCCGGACCGACCGGGTCGTGTTCGGCGTCGCGGCGGCGGTCACGCTCGCCTTCGTGGTCTGGGGCGTGCTCGGCACCGACTCGCTCGCCTCGGCCTCGAAAGCGGTCCTGACCTGGATCATCACCCACGTCGGGTGGGCCTTCGTCCTGGTCGCGTCCGGCTTCGTGCTGTTCGCGCTGTGGCTGGCGGTCAGCCGCTACGGCCGCATCCCGCTGGGTCGCGACGGTGAGCGGCCCGAGTTCAAGTCGGTGTCGTGGATCGCCATGATGTTCAGCGCCGGCATGGGCATCGGGCTCATGTTCTACGGCGTCAACGAGCCGCTCTCGCACTTCGTGAAACCGCCGCCGGGCACCGTGCCGGCCGGCAGCGACGAGGCCCTCCAGACCGCGATGGCCACCACCCTGTTCCACTGGACCGTGCACCCGTGGGCCATCTACGCGGTCGTCGGCCTCGCCATCGCCTACGGCAGCTTCCGGCGCGGGCGCAGCCAGCTCATCAGCGCCGCGTTCGGGCCGCTGCTGGGCAGGCGGGCGGAGGGCGCGGCCGGCCGGGCGATCGACGTGCTGGCGATCTTCGCGACCCTGTTCGGCTCCGCCGCGTCGCTCGGCCTGGGCGCGCTGCAGATCGGCAGCGGCCTGTCCATCGCCGGCTGGGACGCGGGCAACGCCGTCCTCGTGGGCGTGATCGCGGTGCTGACCGTGGTGTTCGTCGCCTCCGCCGTGTCCGGCGTGGCCAAGGGCATCCAGTGGCTGTCGAACACCAACATGGTGTTGGCCGTGGTGCTCGCGGCGTTCGTGTTCGTGGTCGGGCCGACGGTGTTCGTGCTCAACCTGGTGCCCGCCGCGATCGGCGACTACTTCCGCGACCTGGCCGACATGGCGGGGCGGACGGCGGCGTCGGGCGGCGACGCGACCGAGGCGTGGCTGTCCGGGTGGACCATCTTCTACTGGGCGTGGTGGATCTCGTGGACGCCGTTCGTCGGCATGTTCATCGCGCGCATCAGCCGGGGGCGCACCATCCGGCAGTTCGTGGCGGGCGTGATCGGCGTGCCCAGCGCGGTCAGCCTGCTGTGGTTCTGCGTGTTCGGCGGCACGGCGATCCACGTGCAGCGGAACGGGACGGACCTGGCGGGCGAGTCGTCGCCGGAGAGCCAGCTGTTCGCGCTGCTCGACCACTTCCCGCTGGCGGCGGTCGCGGGCGTGGTGGTGATCCTGCTGGTGGCGATCTTCTTCGTGTCCGGCGCGGACGCCGCCTCGGTGGTGATGGGCACGCTGTCGCAGCGCGGCTCCATCGCGCCGACGAAGGGCGTCGTGGTGTTCTGGGGCGTGCTGACCGGTGCGATGGCGGCGGTGATGCTGCTGGTGGGCGGCTCGGACGCCCTGACCGGCCTACAGAACCTGACCATCATCGCGGCGCTGCCCTTCGCGGCGGTCATGGTGGGCCTCTGCGTCTCCCTGGCCAAAGACCTGCGCACCGACCCCCTCTTCGCCACCCCTCCTCCAACACCCGCCGCCCCAGCCGGCACGACCCAGTCGCCGCCCTGA
- a CDS encoding DUF6474 family protein, with product MARERSRGMSPGRAKNLVGVAKVVAPALIPVVAPLAARAAALVSDRYDHYRARRLGVPVDELTRYSGRGAKLHARIVGFAHALEELRAGDRAYVEATEARLGQLAAAVRASERMPTARRKAAHRAVGADLDTLEAELLKRLI from the coding sequence ATGGCACGCGAACGCAGCAGGGGCATGTCACCCGGCCGGGCGAAGAACCTGGTCGGTGTGGCCAAGGTCGTCGCGCCGGCGCTGATCCCCGTGGTCGCGCCGCTGGCCGCCCGCGCGGCGGCGCTCGTGAGCGACCGCTACGACCACTACCGGGCGCGGCGGCTCGGCGTGCCCGTGGACGAGCTCACCCGGTACTCGGGCCGGGGCGCGAAGCTGCACGCCCGCATCGTCGGGTTCGCCCACGCGCTGGAGGAGCTGCGCGCCGGGGACCGGGCGTACGTGGAGGCCACCGAGGCGCGCCTGGGCCAGCTCGCGGCGGCCGTGCGGGCGTCGGAGCGCATGCCGACGGCGCGCCGGAAGGCCGCTCACCGGGCGGTGGGCGCCGATCTGGACACGCTGGAAGCCGAGCTGTTGAAGCGGTTGATCTAG
- a CDS encoding TM0106 family RecB-like putative nuclease: MTSQVQLDAGVVTRCRRRVHLEHDPAMRDAPKAAPDPTGRLRKADATEHRRAVATALGRFAGSDLMEVPQDVPSADRERVTADAMRAGVPYIWGAALPRDVRGGRRGGIDLLVKGDSGYVPVLVVRHKVTDPGAGARTSPLAHPLPGGARVDPLRKVRPQPRDQLRLAHAQRQLQAAGFAAAGRSYGGVVGMDGDVVVWHDLDAPTWPGGRTALAEYDSRFSDRLAVAAAAATGADPLARPSRIVECRSCPWWPVCEVDLRSSRDVSLVVRGEDAVALRKVGVTTVDDLAALEPFGDQVTPLVGMSYPDAVVLARAWLRDLTVVRRVPYMDVPRADVEVDVDMESFGDLGAYMWGCLLSGADVGEEHGYRAFATWEPLPCDDEARSFAEFWGWLTGVRLRARARGLTFRAYCYNELAENRWLLGSAERFKGRPGIPAVAQVREFISSDAWVDLFGIVQDQFLCAHGKGLKTIAPVAGFAWRDPEAGGENSMRWYRDAVGMEGAPPDPEQRRRLLEYNEDDVRATHALREWMTSDAMSSLPFAGDL, encoded by the coding sequence GTGACTTCCCAGGTGCAGCTGGACGCCGGCGTGGTCACTCGTTGCCGGCGGCGGGTGCACCTCGAACACGATCCAGCCATGCGAGACGCCCCCAAGGCCGCGCCCGACCCGACCGGCCGGCTCCGCAAGGCCGACGCCACGGAGCACCGGCGGGCGGTGGCCACGGCGCTCGGCCGGTTCGCCGGCTCGGACCTGATGGAGGTACCGCAGGACGTGCCGAGCGCGGACCGGGAGCGCGTCACGGCCGACGCGATGCGGGCGGGCGTGCCGTACATCTGGGGCGCGGCGCTGCCCCGCGACGTGCGCGGCGGGCGGCGCGGCGGTATCGACCTGCTGGTCAAGGGCGACTCCGGGTACGTGCCGGTGCTGGTGGTGCGGCACAAGGTCACCGATCCGGGCGCGGGTGCGCGGACGTCGCCGCTGGCGCACCCGCTGCCGGGCGGCGCGCGGGTCGACCCGCTGCGCAAGGTGCGGCCCCAGCCGCGCGACCAGCTCCGCCTGGCCCACGCCCAGCGGCAGCTCCAGGCGGCCGGGTTCGCGGCCGCCGGCCGCTCGTACGGCGGTGTCGTCGGGATGGACGGCGACGTGGTGGTGTGGCACGACCTGGACGCGCCGACGTGGCCGGGCGGGCGGACGGCGCTCGCCGAGTACGACTCGCGGTTCTCGGACCGGCTGGCGGTGGCCGCGGCGGCGGCCACCGGCGCGGACCCGCTGGCCCGCCCGTCGCGGATCGTGGAGTGCCGCAGCTGCCCGTGGTGGCCGGTGTGCGAGGTGGACCTGCGGTCGTCGCGGGACGTGAGCCTCGTCGTGCGCGGCGAGGACGCGGTGGCGCTGCGCAAGGTCGGCGTCACCACCGTGGACGACCTGGCGGCGCTGGAGCCGTTCGGCGACCAGGTGACGCCGCTGGTGGGCATGTCGTACCCGGACGCGGTGGTGCTGGCGCGGGCGTGGCTGCGCGACCTGACGGTGGTGCGGCGCGTGCCGTACATGGACGTGCCGCGCGCGGACGTCGAGGTGGACGTCGACATGGAGAGCTTCGGCGACCTCGGCGCGTACATGTGGGGCTGCCTGCTGTCCGGCGCGGACGTGGGCGAGGAGCACGGCTACCGCGCGTTCGCGACCTGGGAGCCGCTGCCGTGCGACGACGAGGCGCGGTCGTTCGCCGAGTTCTGGGGCTGGCTGACCGGCGTCCGGCTGCGGGCGCGGGCGCGCGGCCTGACGTTCCGGGCGTACTGCTACAACGAGCTGGCGGAGAACCGCTGGCTGCTCGGCTCGGCGGAGCGGTTCAAGGGCAGGCCGGGCATCCCGGCGGTGGCGCAGGTCCGGGAGTTCATCTCGTCCGACGCGTGGGTCGACCTGTTCGGGATCGTGCAGGACCAGTTCCTGTGCGCGCACGGCAAGGGGCTGAAGACGATCGCCCCGGTGGCCGGCTTCGCGTGGCGCGACCCGGAGGCGGGCGGGGAGAACTCCATGCGCTGGTACCGCGACGCGGTCGGCATGGAGGGCGCGCCGCCGGACCCGGAGCAGCGGCGGCGGCTGCTGGAGTACAACGAGGACGACGTCCGGGCCACGCACGCGCTGCGGGAGTGGATGACCTCGGACGCCATGTCCAGCCTGCCGTTCGCCGGCGACCTCTGA